A DNA window from Daucus carota subsp. sativus chromosome 3, DH1 v3.0, whole genome shotgun sequence contains the following coding sequences:
- the LOC108211464 gene encoding uncharacterized protein LOC108211464 — protein MLNRRFTCQIHQLIHHCKPTFFNFFPLRTYRNKSPTGINSETYRKKSPTGINPEVIDYLTLSLGFSSPQALSLCQRTPRLKTLENPRSVVYFLKSLGFSDTQIRCSVNTAPQILNAHIDKTLKPKIKLFQDLGLQDYDLGEFFSKNSALLNSSLERRLIPGVDFLKKLLLSDKDLLLVINRGKRILGKDPEKVLKANSEYLMECGIVGKQLSMLLRRQPRLFLMKLGDLKKLVARAVYMGASVESKMFVYTIQTLYCMSNDTLMGKFQLFYEFGFSKVDCADMFRRMPNVFKTSHEKLKFGLSFFLNTAKLKKTVLVNHPFILMSSMENRVIPRHKVLEILMSKKLLKQQPSFIAVLYLSEDVFLDKFISKFPSYADELLAAYKGHLLESLEEKETESIT, from the coding sequence ATGTTGAATCGACGCTTCACTTGTCAAATCCACCAACTGATTCACCATTGCAAACCTACATTCTTCAACTTCTTTCCGTTGAGAACCTACAGAAACAAGAGCCCCACTGGCATTAATTCTGAAACCTACAGGAAAAAGAGCCCCACTGGCATTAATCCTGAAGTCATTGATTACCTAACTCTCTCTTTGGGCTTCTCCTCACCTCAAGCTCTCTCCTTATGCCAACGTACCCCACGTCTTAAAACCCTGGAAAACCCCCGTTCTGTTGTTTATTTCTTGAAATCTCTCGGTTTCTCGGACACCCAGATACGCTGTTCTGTCAATACCGCTCCACAGATTTTGAACGCCCACATTGACAAGACACTGAAACCTAAGATTAAGCTTTTTCAAGATTTGGGTCTTCAAGATTATGATTTGGGCGAGTTTTTTTCCAAGAATTCTGCACTTCTGAATTCTAGTCTTGAAAGAAGATTGATTCCCGGTGTTGATTtcttgaagaagttgcttctgtcTGACAAAGATTTGCTGCTTGTAATAAATCGTGGCAAGAGGATTTTAGGGAAGGATCCTGAAAAAGTGTTAAAAGCTAATTCTGAGTATTTGATGGAATGTGGAATTGTTGGTAAACAGTTGTCAATGCTTTTGAGGAGGCAGCCTCGgctttttttaatgaaattgggTGACCTTAAGAAGTTGGTTGCTAGAGCTGTGTATATGGGGGCTTCAGTTGAATCAAAGATGTTTGTTTACACAATTCAAACACTATATTGCATGAGCAATGATACATTAATGGGGAAATTTCAGTTGTTTTATGAATTTGGGTTTTCTAAGGTTGATTGTGCTGACATGTTTAGAAGAATGCCGAATGTGTTCAAAACATCGCATGAGAAGTTAAAATTTGGTCTTTCATTCTTCTTGAACACTgctaagttgaaaaaaactgtGTTAGTGAACCATCCTTTTATTTTGATGAGTAGCATGGAGAATAGAGTGATTCCTCGGCATAAAGTTCTAGAGATACTCATGTCAAAGAAGCTGTTGAAGCAGCAGCCAAGTTTCATAGCTGTATTGTATTTGTCAGAGGATGTGTTCTTGGATAAGTTCATTTCGAAGTTTCCAAGTTATGCTGATGAATTGTTGGCTGCTTACAAAGGACACCTATTGGAATCTttagaagaaaaagaaacagaaaGCATCACATGA